A window from Odocoileus virginianus isolate 20LAN1187 ecotype Illinois chromosome 24, Ovbor_1.2, whole genome shotgun sequence encodes these proteins:
- the LOC110143586 gene encoding LOW QUALITY PROTEIN: dnaJ homolog subfamily C member 25-like (The sequence of the model RefSeq protein was modified relative to this genomic sequence to represent the inferred CDS: inserted 1 base in 1 codon; substituted 1 base at 1 genomic stop codon), with protein sequence MAIPIAPRRGAGAANRRWFVLLPPLLLALLLARPAAALVEGLYCGKRDCYEVLGVSRTASKAEIARAYRQLARRYHPDRYRPKPGEEGQGRTPQSAEEAFLLVATAYETLKIXILDEETRKDYDYMLDHPEEYYSHYYHYYSRRLAPQVDVRAVILVSVCAVSAFQFFSWXNSYDKTISYLATVPKYRIQAMEIAKQQGLLRKAKEKGRNRKSKEEVRDEEENIIKNIIKSKIDIKGGYQKPQIRDLLLFQILLAPFHLCSYIVWYCRWIYNFNIKGKEYRAEERLYIIRKSMKMSKSQFDSLEDHQKETFLKREFWIKENYEVYKQEQEEELKKRLANDPRWKRYRRWMKNEGPGRLTFVDD encoded by the exons ATGGCGATCCCGATCGCTCCGCGCCGGGGAGCCGGGGCTGCCAACCGGCGCTGGTTCGTGCTGCTGCCGCCCCTGCTGCTCGCGCTGCTGCTCGCGCGGCCCGCGGCGGCCCTGGTGGAGGGACTCTACTGCGGCAAGCGGGACTGCTACGAGGTGCTGGGCGTGAGCCGCACGGCCAGCAAGGCGGAGATCGCGCGGGCCTACCGCCAGCTGGCCCGGCGCTACCACCCCGACCGCTACCGGCCCAAGCCTGGCGAGGAGGGCCAGGGACGGACGCCGCAGAGCGCCGAGGAGGCCTTCCTGCTGGTGGCCACCGCCTATGAGACTCTCAAGATCTAGATATTG GATGAAGAGACTCGGAAGGATTATGACTACATGCTGGACCACCCAGAGGAGTACTATAGCCACTACTACCACTACTATAGCAGGCGCCTGGCCCCCCAGGTGGACGTGCGCGCTGTGATCCTGGTCAGCGTGTGCGCCGTCTCAGCGTTTCAGTTTTTCAGCT CGAATAGCTATGACAAGACGATCAGCTACCTGGCCACAGTGCCCAAGTACCGTATCCAAGCCATGGAGATTGCCAAGCAGCAGGGATTGCTGAGAAAAGCCAAAGAGAAGGGCAGAAACAGAAAGTCCAAAGAGGAAGTTCGTGATGAGGAGGAGAACATCATAAAGAacattataaaaagtaaaatagacaTAAAGGGGGGCTATCAGAAGCCCCAGATACGTGACCTTCTCCTGTTTCAGATTCTCTTAGCTCCTTTTCACTTGTGCTCATATATAGTGTGGTATTGCCGATGGATCTATAATTTTAACATCAAAGGCAAAGAATACAGGGCAGAAGAAAGACTATATATCATACGTAAATCTATGAAGATGTCAAAGTCTCAGTTTGATAGTCTAGAAGATCATCAGAAAGAAACTTTTCTTAAACGTGAGTTTTGGATAAAGGAGAATTATGAGGTCTACAAACAAGAgcaagaagaggaactaaagaaaagACTAGCAAATGACCCTAGATGGAAAAGATATAGGAGATGGATGAAGAATGAAGGGCCTGGACGGTTGACGTTTGTGGATGATTGA